A region of the Cricetulus griseus strain 17A/GY chromosome 7, alternate assembly CriGri-PICRH-1.0, whole genome shotgun sequence genome:
TTCTTAAGGTAGAAGAGGGCAATAGATTGCTTGTGTCATACCCCAAAATTCTAATCTAATATACCATAAGTCTCTCCCTGGACCCACAGCAGCAGAACCTGCCCCTCCTGCAGCATTCTAGCTCTCCGGGTCCAACACCTAAAGGACCCAAGCCCTCAAAGCCATACCCTTGGTGCTGCCTCTAATGCTTGCAGTTCTTGGTCCTGAAATGGGCTTTCTCTGAAAAGTAGTTTGGGGGGAAATCCAGTAAAGAGTGAAATTTGcagttctcacccctcatcaatgAGGCTTTTCTGTGCAGTAggtggagaccattacagaaagtcaGAAGTGACCATGGGGTGCTCCTCCCCCAGGGATACATAAAAAACACAAACCCTACACTTACTAAAGCTCAAGGAGCACCGTggaaaaggaggtggaaagatggTAAGAGTTGGGGGGAGTCTTCAGCAACAGGAGAGCTGCACTCCTTATCCAACAGGAGAGCTGCACTCATGAAACCTAACAATATGACTGCCCTAAAGGACGACACCATCAGTTGACATGCCAACGTGGATGGAAGAAATTTCACAAGGCGCCGCCTCTAAGGGAGGCATTACAGGCAATTAATgattgctgagagagggagaatctgCTTTCTCAGGGACACGCCCCCTACCCAGTCATCCAAATCCAAGTGGTCATccctacacagacatacaaaggAGTAGTATCAGCAGACTCAGCAGGTCCTATTTATAGTTCCATGTGTGGGTCTATGTAACAATTATCAAAATTAAGAGATCctcaatttgagagggagtggggggCACAGGAGAAGTTGGAAGAGGAGGTGAAATGataattctcaaaaacaaactctGTTGATGCCAAGTGTTGTTTAGCAATACTCTGCAGGAGGCAGCGGCTCGGAAACTGTAGGCAGATGCCAATGAGAACAAGATTTAATTCAAAATCGTGTTAACCAAGAAAGCCAAAAACAGACTCTGCTCCTCTCCAAAGGCAGCTTCCTGATTTAGCTAAATGCTCATCTTCAGCTGACACTGGGGCTCCCCCACACATACACTCCACTCTTATATGCTGTCTGTACTGACTGTCCATGCTCCAGATTTAAGGGATAGATTTCAAAAGGTTCCACAGGAACTTAATTCAGTCACTAAGTCTTCCTATTCTTGGCCCAAATCCCTGACATCTAGTCCTTATTGTTTGAACTCGGTAGATAGAGAACAGCTGGCCACCGTCTTCTGCATAATGCCCTTCACATTTGTATCTGAGTGGGTTTAGGCGCTAGTATTCAGCTGGCCAAGGATTTATCCAAAACTGCTATTACCCAGTCTGCTGCTCTTGAATTTCAAATGAATTATGAATCTTGCCCCCTACACCAATGGCAGCGGTCCCCATGGCCAAGAAGTGGTATCGCATGAAGATACTCTGTTGCCATCTCCATTCACCTCATCAGTTTTGTTATCTTTCAACCCCAGTTATTTGGGTTAATTCTGTTCACACAGTAGATGAGGCAAGTTATCTACGCCTGTAGTGCCAAAGCATCCCTTCTTCAGGATACTGTTCTGTTTACTTCCTTGGCCACGAGCCCCACTGCTGTTGTTCCCTAATCAACAATTTATACAAAGTAAATGGcagtaaacatttttgttttgtcttgcctCTTATGACAATTGAGTCTGCTGCaaaatatgatttatattttcctttgcttctatTAATTGCAGCTTAGTTCCCAAATAAGGCTTCATTTTAGTCCCATAAAGGGTCAGTTTCATACAACCTCatacaataaaatgtttaatctttCCCCTGCAGTGTGCACATACTTCTAAGGCCCCTATCTTATCAGGAAGAGTTCCACAGACCTACAAAGGGCTTTTTTAGGACTAACTAGAGATCTGCAGACTAGGGGTGCTTCCTAAGCAATAGATAGACAATACGGTTTCATTCCTTCCAGCAGTCAGTAAGATACTACGCAGTCTGACAAAAGACAAGAACACAGCTGAAGGCAGAACACTTTCCAGGCAGCCAATCACACCACTGCTTCTGCAGTACTTCCAAAGTAATCTGAAGGGAGCCCCTGCAGACTCCATCTCAGGGACTGAGAGGCCGGGTCCTCCAGCCATCACTGTAGAGGACATCTGACATCAGTTGAGGTGTATGGCGACAATCTTGGTACTGTTCTCAGGGAACCAAAGACTGAAATGGTTTCACTAAATAAAGCTTCCTTCTATATTTTACCCCTAAAGGACAAATTTTAAAGCACACATAAGACCAACGAATGTTCACAGGTCTATCAGAAgtgccccccccccgtgtgtgtgtgtgtgtgtgtgtgtgtgtgtgctcgagtgcGCGCCAGTTGTCTTAATAGTTCCCTGAAACAGTCTTCACAACACTGGGGTGACACACTTTGTAGTGAGAGGAAGATGTGCTTATGTTAAACATATCTGCTGCATCTCACTGGGGGACAGGCCAGTCGGTGAGATGTGGGGGACAGATGGTGACCGTAGTAGTCTTTTGCTAGAATACATTTCCATAGAGGATGATGTGGTGTCCAACTCAGTCCAGGCTGACGCTGACTGCATCTCAGTCACGGTATTTAAATCACATTAAGGCTCTCTTTTGTTTATGGCTTGCCCTATGATTTtgtctggctttttaaatttttttttacattttttaaaaatatctgccaGTCTCCGTGTGTCATCTATGACATGCTACGAATGaggctttttatttttgccaAAACGAACTCTGCACCTCTTTCAGAAGTACTGTGTCCAAAAAGTGTTATTACATAAACCAATTATAACTAAACATAATTATAATTAAACCTGATTTTAATGAAAAGATACCTTTACATAAGCCATTTTAAACACTTCTGATGCTGTTGCAATGGCCTAATTTTAGAGGAGGAAGGACAAGAGGACATGCTGTGCACTCCCCAGTGGGAGAGACGCTAACAGTAGTGTGAACTTGGGGCTCTGTGTTTGGCTAACACAGGAACAGCCCATGCAGACACCTGCTTTAGCAATTTCCTGGAAGCTTTCTCCCAGCAACTCTCATCTACAGATATGCCgtctccccgccccccccatcCTGCCACCTGCTACCTGATCAGGATATAAAAATGCTCCAACacaatgcctgcctgcctgcttcccaccatgataatctAAAACTAAAACGGTCAGCAGGGCCCTGATTAGATGCTTTCTTTcaaagttgccttggtcctgccacCAGAAAAGCAACATGTGAGGTAACAAACCCCATAgactttgggggaggggaagaagaggagagagacagagaggaggaagaggagagagaaagagggaaagaagagagagagagagagagagagagagagagagagagagagagagagagagagactagccAGTAataaagcctgagccattggccaaattcTATTTACTATTAGCCACTGAGTGATTACTTCATAAGCGGCCAGGAGCAAGAGGAACCGGTCCAGGGGAACCAGTGGGGTAGAGAAAAGTATCCAACTACAACAGTGGGTGACTGTGTTCATCATTAGGCAGATCGTCCAAACTAAAAGTCAACAAAGAACCCTCAGGGTCAAAGCTCACAATGGATCAGATGGTCCCAACAGATCTACAGACAGGGAGTGCCTACAGGATCTCATTATAGGTCACAGAACTGCAACTtaagaaagacagaaatcaaTCACTTCTATTTCCTAACAGATCATAGTGGTATAGAGAAGAAATTAATAGCAAGTGAAACCACATAAATGCCTGAGAAACTCaatatattcctttaaaaaagattttatttaaaaaattctgtctatatgtgtatgtcaTTGTGCGTGGATACACACAGGACACGAGTGCCAGACACATGGGATTCCTTCTGCAGCTGCagttcagggtggttgtgagccacccagtgtggtgctgggaacccatcCAGGTCTTTCTACACCCAACTCATCAGTGGGTCAACGAAGCCATCAGGGAGGTTGTTTAGAAATCCCTAGAACTCTGCTAGAACTTTTAGGCCACAACTAGGTCAGCTCTAGGAAAAAATTAGAACTTAATACTTAGATTTAAAAAGGAACCTAAGGATGAAGTTCAGTCAAGGTCCCAGAAAATTAGAACAAGTCAAACCCCAAAGAAGCAGGTGGCCAGAAACAAGAAAGATCAGGTCAGAAATTAATAGAGGAAATGATAATACACAGTATCAATCAAACCAAAGTTCATTTATTGAAAAGACAAACAGATCTCTACCAGAACTAAGAAGAGAGAATAGACCCAAAATATTAAATGAAGAGATAGGATGGGCTTTTATAGCAAATGCCCAATGAGATACAGAAGGAAAACTATGGGAAGACTCTGAAAACTTAAAACTCCCCACCAAGGAAAGTCCATACCAGATGGTGCATGGTTGAGCTCTAAAGGAAGAGTTAGCACTACTCCACCTCCCACTTCTCAGACTAGCCcacaaaaaaggaagggaaaaacacACCGAAAATCATTTATGAAGCGAGCAGTTCTGATACCAAAGCCAgataaagacccaacaaaaaagagaaatgggaaatcAATTCTCCTTGTGAGCATGGGTAGAAATCAACTTCCCCAACGAGCGTAGGTAAACATAGTTTCCTTTCTGGTCTTGTGGTTTTGTTgataccataaccaaaagcagctggaggaggagagggcTCATTTCATCTTCCAAGTCTCAGGCCACAGCCATATCACTGAAGGAAACCACACAGAACCATGGAGGGAACACTGCTTCCTAGCTTGCTTCCCCAGCTGTCTTTGTACGGGAtaccaccacccacagtgggcaggctcTTGGATAtaaatcagcaatcaagaaaatgtctcccaGTCAAacccacaggtcaatctgatggaggcaattcctcatcTGGCGTTCTCGTTTCACAGGTGTGCCACGCTGACCACCAAGAATGCCACCACAGTATGGACATTCTCAATGAGAGTCGTGCAAACCATGTTACTTAAGAACACAGCAAGGACAACAAATACCCTGATTCATGCCAGACATGCATCAAGATTGGCACAACATATGCAGACCAATAAATGTTGAATACAACATATATACTTTGAGGCAGAGAACACACAACTGGACAAAGTTCAAGACTCTTTTCTGATAAGTAAACCAGGATAGAAGGAATCAAACAAAGGATGTTAATACAAATCCATACCCAACAACATTATAAACAAATACTGAAAAACTTAAAAGTATGTCCTTTCGAATCAGGAATGAGGCAAATGCGCCCATTCCCATCATTTTTGCTCAATATAATGTTCAAAATCGTGGCTAGAGCAATGAAACAAGATCACAGGAGGtggggggggtgaggggaagggggaaagacGGCACAGCAGAGGATGCTCATCCTGGTACAAGGCAGGCCGCCTGAGCCTGAcccctgaacccacatggtgcAAGGGGAGAACTCCAGCAAGCACCCTTTCACTCTCCACAAGTGTGCtgtgccctacacacacacacacacacacacacacacacacacagtgactttttaagtaaataatgaaaagtaaataaataaataaataaataaataaataggagtTAACTAAAGAGAAGGAACATCCCGCATCCttatttgcaaatgacatgattCTATACTTATGAGGTACCGAAGTTGTTCCTGGGAAGGTCTTTGGTTTAATTCTGAAATACGTGGGTTATACTAATTCTACCTACACTCCTACATTTTGACAGCTGCCatgactaaaataataaataaatctaagagtCTCAAAAAACTGTAAGTGTTCTCATTTTCCCTGTCATTTCCTCCCTAATCTTCTGAATTCTACTTGTTTTGTTAGCATTATGGCTCaatttcaaaaattatcttgAGCCAGGAACAGTGCCACACTGGTGTATTCCCAGTTAGGccagaggctgagatgggagggttctgagttcaaagtcagcccagGGAAACCAGTGAGATTTTTCTCCATCAAGTAAGCAGACAATAGGACATACACAGATTGAAATCTACCTATGGAAATTCAATAAAACATCTGTAGTAAGAGGTTATCAATATCAAGACAGGCTTGGGATATTTTCAGTCAAAAGTAATGGAATGTGATGTGATTCAACACATTAAACGGCCCCAAATTAAAAGGTTAATAACCATAGCaggcaaaattattttttcacaaATAACATACTGACTAATGTAGTGTTTCTAGAAAACCAAAGTAACTTggtatttataaacaatatttcatGGACTAGTTCCcatgataaaaataagaaatgcttCATGTTAGAGGCATCATAATTCTTGAAGTCTTTTTATTTAGCAATTTCTGGTAAGGAGATATACCACAGGAAAAGTAATTTCACTGGCAGTGAGGTATGTATATAGTCTTCCAAAATACTCCTTCACTTTAactgttttttctctttatttacaaatgaaaaaagcATCAATGCATATCCTTGGTTCACCTCTATTAGCAACTACATGAAATGGTGTGGAATGGGTGCTTGCACACAAACTGTCGTCTGTAAAGGATGCTGATTTTGGAAAGAGTTGAAGAGCGTCATCACAAGTTATCATGACCAAGACACCTGCACCATTACGTTCCATTCCTCACAGCACATTTATTTCAGTATTCCATTATGTGGGTTCTTAGCATGAGCATAGTGTTACACAATTTTCATACATATAATCACATCCAAAACAAGGTCTAGCATTGAAATTGTAAACATTCTCATCATATGTAGAAATAGTTTGTGTATTAATAGTTTTTCTAACTGATCAAATTTGGAAGAtaatataaatgagaaaaagcCTATTCTAAATTGTGTAGTGAGCCTTGTTTATTAATTACATTTCTACAATGTTAAATAAAGAGACAACCCTGTCCTGTAAGCATGTCAAACTGTACgtaaaacattacaaagaaacaaatctGGTAACAAAAGTATGTCTTGCAATAAAGaacattagatttttaaaatctattatgATACAAAAATGGAAAGGGTAAATAGCATCTTTGCTGACAAAGTAGGAGGTAGCGTGGGTGCACCACTTCATTGTCTGAGAAAAGCAACTCGAGTCAAGAAGGCTTCCTTACCACAAATAATTCCCAGGACTATGTACACATTGCTTTTAGAAATACTTGTTTAAACAAATCTCCCTCCCACTTTTtagtataaaaaaaaacaaaaaaaccgttccatgtgattaaaaaaacaaaacaaaacaaaacacttatacatcTAGATAGATAGTACTCTGCCCTATTTGGGTGAACAGTCTCAAACTATGAAGTACATGATATTTAATGCCCTAAGTTGAGTAAATTTAGTTAGCAGTTCCTGGAAGTATACAAAACACTAAATACATACCAACAAAATATAATATCTTAGTTTTCTATGTAAGTGTGGGGAAGAAACAGAGCCTTGATTCTGGTAACACTGCAGAGAACACAATCTTTCAGCAAGTCTGTCTGTAAACCCATGTGCAACACTTACAGATGGCTCTCAGATGTAAGACCTTTAATTGAGTAAACTCAGCCAACAAAATTCAGCAAACCTTGAAAACACATCTCTGtcctatataaaatatatagactactTACTGTCATTAAGTGTTCAGTTTGCTCAGATGCCACTTAATCCACGCTCCCCCATTTTTCCTACTTTAGTATTTATAAATGGACAtggcttacaaaaaaaaaaaaaaaaaaaaaggacaagaattttaaatttacatCCAATTAAATCTGCTGTTTAAAAGGATTCCTGGTCCTATGAGGCTGCTTCTGCCATTagtaaagaaaaggaagtttCCGTAATAGAGGCAGGCTTTTTAAGTAGTGATGTCACTTCCACCATGCCAGCTCCAGTCCGTGGAAGATTAGCGTTTACAATGTGCCGCTGTAAGTGCTTAATCCAGTCTTCCTGAACAGACAATGGTCCCCGAAAGACTAGGCCACAAAACCTGTAAGAGAAGCAGATAATAGTAGTTCTCTTAAGGTAATACTATTTAAAACTTCTTCATCAAAAGCCCATAATGTAAGAAACAAATCTCACCATACAATACACAGAGCACTTGGCTAACAAATTgatggttctcagcctgtgggccaCAGCCCCTTGAGGTTCAGACAACCCTCTCACAGGGTCACCCAAGtccaccctgcatatcagatatttacatgacaattcttaacagtagcaaagttacagttatgaagtaaccatgaaaataattgtttggtttttttggtgggATGGGGCACCGgggcaccacaacatgaggaactgtgttaaagggtcgtAGAATTGAGAAGGTTGAAAAGCGCTGGTTTAAATTAAGTTGAATCAATTTACACCTTTATTAACAGATTTATTTTGTAGTGGTTATAATATCATTTGAGTTAAAATTAACTAAACAGAAttctgtaaaaaaagaaaaagaaaaagaaaaatcaatgcgCATGGGCATCTTGCCCTGCCtccatgtctgtgcaccatgtgcatgtgccTGGGGTCTTAGGAACCTGAGACTGGAAGTTGCAGGCCACCAAACGGGGGATGGGAATCAAGCAGGCAtgggtcctctgaagagtagGCCGTGTTCTCCTGCCCCACTTTTCTAACTTTTATAACATCTAAATTCATGCACAGGAATTGTTCCAAAGTGTGTATCTCTCAAAAGAGTCTTCTCCAATTCAGAAGTACACTGTGTCTATGCACGGGTCTGTGAGGGTACATGGAGGGAGGAGAGTTATGcagtgaaagaaaatgtgatCTCAATGGACAGCAGAAACAATGCAAACTAAATCTATCAAGAATATAAAGCACAGCAATTAATTAACCACTTCTATAAATTACAGTGGAATACAGGTATTTGGCTGATATACAAACCCAATCTTACTAGCTGTTGAGGCAAACTTAAGTATACAATGAATTAAGAGTCTAAATAAACTGTCTCTGCAAAATCATTTATAGCTTTATTGTTGAGCATGCCACAAACTAAAAATGCCAACTAAAATAGCTACTGTGTCTCAAAGGAAAGCGAAGAAAGGGATGACGTTTGGCAACAGAAGCATATACCTGCATCGGAGAATGTAAACCTCGTCAGCACCATGAGGTAatgttaacattttcttcttgcttCCAGATCTTGACCTTGATTTCTTTTGCTTACAATCTAAGgctaaaaaaggaagagaaagacttAACATTCCTCATATATATAAAGCATACCTACACAAAAGAGGTCACACCATCTACACACCATCTCATTAGAGAAGTGTGTGTCCAGTTCCCGGTTTACAGGGCATGCACCAACTCCCAGTGACTCACTCCTACAGCAGCTCTGATCTGCACATGCACTCTGTGCTGCCTTTTTCAAATAAGGGTCTCCACTCATgcagaatggagaaaatgtggctaAAACACCAGGAGCTGGGTTGGTCAATAATGACAACAATGGGAATCTTTACTTTTAATCACACCTAATTTTAAACATCTTATTTCCAGGAAAATCACAACTTTTTAGTGCTACTAAATTAAAATTGCATTTGACTACTACTCCATTAAATAAGCCCAGCAAACCAAGCAATGGAATATCAACAATGCAAGACAAAGCTCAGTGAAAAGCCAATTTCCACTGAAATTCAGCAGCAAACAgctcagttttcatttttaaactcaACCTATATTACAGGCACAATCATTGAAACatgtgagttttattagaaaactaTAAATCTGTATCATTTAAGTTCACAACTGGACCCAGTGTTCGATGCCAACTACTCTTCACAGTTTTTCATTCTACATTTTCTCAAGTagtttaaaaatgtgatttaaaaagaaatacttttttaaaggGTAGACCAAATATTTTAGTATTGGTTTTGACACTTTTCCATTACTTAACTTTTCCCTTTAATGATTTACTCCAAATACATGATGAGTTGATGAAAGCAAAGATTTTCATTAGTTGAACCAGAGAGGACAATGCTCTCCAGTCCTTGGACAGAGCTACGGCGCTCCTCTGCACAAAGGGATGGCAAGTGCAGGTGCTGCTTgccaagcagcaggaagaggaagagttcATCTCTaggtatctaggctgagggatcCAAACCTCACAGAAGAACCACTCAAACGACTACCTCTCTTCTATCATCCACAAAATTCTAAGTAAGGCAACAGGGCATGCCGCCCGTGAAGTGGGCTGTTCCATGAGAATTGGAACTCTGTTCCAACAGAACCAGAGGCCACAGCTCCTCACAGCCATCAAGTGGCAAGGCCACAGAAATGCACACAGCAACTAAAAACTGGGGACCTAAAAGCGCAGTCACTATTTCcagctttttgttgttacttGTCTATTTGAaccctaactttttttttcctacttattattaaataatagaCCAATAAGCAAAGAACTGTTAGAAGTCAGGCATTGAAGAATGGCTACTTCAAAGCTGAATAACCCAGCTCCAGAAAATGCTTTTCAGGTTCTCATTAGTTATTTCAGTCAAGAGCCTGGTACACAGCAGGGACTCAACAAATGTTTCTGCTGTAAAAATTAAGCAAAACCTCATAATTTAAGCATTTGGCATTCAGATGATGTGTGAATGGAAATCTGTTCTACCGCAATGCAATATGGGTAACATTTCTTTCTAATACCACTGCACCATTTGCTTAGAGTCTTTGGGAAATGTTACAGGGCAGTCTAACTTAAATGGAGAAACTAGGTTCTTCATCATAATTACTTTGAATGAATCAAACACCATATACTTCTTTTCCATTGCTGATGCAATAAGCAACCTAGAATTAACTGACTTTTAAGTGATCTACACTCTGGAAATAGAGTCCAGAGAACTACTAGCTGTCAGTTACTCACTCCTTCCACCTGTGAGAGGTGCAATGTCTGCCTCTGTGATGTAGGACACAGCAAGGTTCAGCATTAGTTACAATCTTTCTTTGAAGAGCTTGCTGGTTGTCCAACTTgacactatattaaaaaaaatccttgtaGAATGCAAACAGATTACTGTAGAATTCAAACAGAATGCACTATAATGACCCTTACAAACCATCTTCAGAGTGCTACTGTTAGCAAATATTTTACATGAATATTTTACATGAATGAAGAAGAACAGTGTTTTCTGAATTTTGATGCTATAGACTCTAGAAGTTGTTTTATGAATGGTAACATCTAAAATTGTAAATGAAACCATCAAAATTTCAGCATTAATATTTGGAGGTGGCATGACATCAGAGAGCTGTGTGACCGTCACTGTGCAGCTGGTGGTTTCTAGTAACCGGGTTTCCACGCCAGGTTACACAAGTTCTTCACTGAGAATCCTTACAAGTTTATTCCTAAGAACAAGGTTATTTCCAAATCCCAGATCCCTGGTAATAAAACCTGAAAATCCAAATGTCTTAACATctccattattttaaatattttaaaattccttggTTCCCAGAACACTGTTTACTAATTCAAATGAATACAGTGAGTAacaagttttgttttctggttttttttttaaatactagtaCCCAACCCACCCCTGTAATGCAGCCCACACATTCAGAAAAAAActggaaagaacaaaaacaaacaacaacaaaaccctgagtAACAGAAACATGTACAAGGAAGACATTCATATGGCAACTGCTGTCTCAAAGATAACTTACACAAAATGTCCTATGGAATTCAAAGGACAATGTACAAACATGTCTGTCTCAGAAGTATTCCACATCAACTAAGGCTCAGTCTTTTAGGCCTCACACTGTATCTTGGTTCCCTTGTTTCCACCTCTGTGACTACACTGCTGGAGgagggcagaagcaggctgagtgACTCGGGTCCTCATGTGCTGGCTCAGAGGGCAGAAGATTGGTCAGAAATctttaaactcaggttgtcttgAGTTTATGGAAGACTTTACCTGCTACTGCAAAACTGGTCAAAAAGACAATGAATTGAGCTACAAGGTCATACCCAAAGGTTCGACAATCTAACTTTTAGTAAAACAGCTGTGTTTTACTGAATAtagaaaaaaactcaaaagaCCCCACAGTGTTACACTATGAAATAGTCCAAAGCACTAACCAGGTAACAACAAGCAAGCCATTAGATGATATGCCCATCCAAAGACAAACCTGTTTTCTGAACAACTACTTCACTTTACACCAAGTGATGtagtgatgtaattatataaaaTCTCTTGCTCTTTCCATCGCTCTGCTTAGTGTATAGTATACAattattgtttctaaagaaattttatttttttcttcattacacAAATGTCTTCAGAGGATGAGGATTTATTTGGTGTTGGCTGAAGCTGCTTCTATGGCCAAGAAGTGCATCATGACTAAATTAATATTCACCACTAACAATTTTAATTGCTCTCAGTCACTCCTGCCCAATCATTTAAGAGCTCAACTTCTTTAACTGACTACTGGTTAATCCATGCTTTTTAGTGTGTGGTGTGCTGCTATAACACATATCACAGACTGAGCGAATGGAAATAACACCAGTGCATTGGCTCACAGTCTTAGAGGCACCCACTTGTGGTGAGGGCTCTTCTTGCAGAAAACCAAGAGGGTATTGGGcaaactcatttttgtttttttaatcactgCTGTGCTAACTTatccatttctaaaataaaagcatCAATCCATTCCCGAGGACAGAACCCTGTAGCTTCTAATCATCTCTTAAGACTCTAGTCTTTAACAATAAGATAGACATTCTCATTtcaaaagacaaagaacaaagaagaaacttGTCCTATCTAAGTCAAAAAGCTAGTAGAAAAAATTAGACCATTTAGCTCCAGAATGGACACAATGGAGAGTCTGGGCAGTCCCCACCCCTACGGTTTGTTTGACTCTGGGCAGACTTCCGTTGGTAGGTGCGAGTCCCAAGCCTGTAGCTGTCCCAGGCTCATGACATGCTGGTACTCTCATAGTCTTGGGATCTTAGAGGATTCTGACTATAACAGTTCTACACATGTGCTTGAGCACACACGCTTGCATGAACGCACCTATCCA
Encoded here:
- the Znf644 gene encoding zinc finger protein 644 isoform X5 yields the protein MGLHAASRAAKCREVTPRVLSGSYSQMQDWRIHPFTENWCEKGKTKPQLITEDNPALDCKQKKSRSRSGSKKKMLTLPHGADEVYILRCRFCGLVFRGPLSVQEDWIKHLQRHIVNANLPRTGAGMVEVTSLLKKPASITETSFSLLMAEAAS
- the Znf644 gene encoding zinc finger protein 644 isoform X6 → MQDWRIHPFTENWCEKGKTKPQLITEDNPALDCKQKKSRSRSGSKKKMLTLPHGADEVYILRCRFCGLVFRGPLSVQEDWIKHLQRHIVNANLPRTGAGMVEVTSLLKKPASITETSFSLLMAEAAS
- the Znf644 gene encoding zinc finger protein 644 isoform X7 → MLISQNLALDCKQKKSRSRSGSKKKMLTLPHGADEVYILRCRFCGLVFRGPLSVQEDWIKHLQRHIVNANLPRTGAGMVEVTSLLKKPASITETSFSLLMAEAAS